In Reichenbachiella agarivorans, one genomic interval encodes:
- a CDS encoding ABC transporter ATP-binding protein — MRDLAHINKYLLKYKYHLLLGTVFIIIANLFGVVPAVIVRHSFDLIQESYQLHNLFDGLNLQQTTYDSFILSIFVFAAIIIASALLKGVFMFFMRQTIIVMSRLVEFDLKNEIYEHYQTLPLSFYRRNNTGDLMNRISEDVSKVRMYIGPAIMYGINLATMFIIMIPFMLSIDVELTLYSLIPLPFLSFSIYFVNNIINQRSEEIQRSQSGLSTFVQEAFSGIRVIKSFVREMDYDKSFNAASDDYKKKSLRLAFVQALFFPLIMSLIGLSVILTVYVGSTGVLKGELSTGNIAEFIIYVNMLTWPVTSLGWITSIIQSAAASQKRINEFLEVKNDIISEKNIQKEITGDLKFSHVSFTYPDSGIQALKDISFEVSSGQSIAIIGTTGSGKSTIANLICRMYDATTGEVRLDGISIKDFHIPNIRRAIGYVPQDVFLFSESIKANIAFGNSQITDEQIMEAADHADLTENMSRFPEGMDTVLGERGITLSGGQKQRVSIARAIARSPKILIFDDCLSAVDTKTENSILNSMKRIMVDKTTVIISHRVSSAQLADKIIVLDDGMIKEQGSHQELISQNGIYKSLYDKQIQGEESVSEF, encoded by the coding sequence ATGAGAGATCTCGCGCACATCAATAAATACCTCCTGAAATACAAGTATCATCTGCTGCTGGGCACTGTCTTCATCATCATTGCCAATTTGTTTGGGGTGGTACCTGCGGTAATCGTACGACATTCATTCGATCTGATTCAGGAGAGCTATCAGTTGCACAACCTGTTTGACGGGCTCAATCTTCAACAGACGACTTATGATTCTTTCATCCTGAGTATTTTCGTGTTTGCTGCCATTATCATAGCTTCTGCACTGCTCAAAGGTGTTTTTATGTTCTTTATGAGGCAGACTATTATTGTGATGTCACGATTGGTGGAATTCGATCTTAAAAACGAGATTTATGAGCACTACCAAACTCTGCCGTTGAGTTTTTATCGCCGCAACAACACGGGTGACCTGATGAACAGGATTTCTGAAGATGTGAGCAAGGTGCGGATGTACATAGGTCCAGCGATCATGTATGGAATTAACCTAGCCACGATGTTTATCATCATGATTCCTTTCATGTTGTCTATCGATGTGGAACTGACACTGTATTCATTGATTCCTCTCCCTTTTTTGTCGTTCAGCATCTATTTTGTCAACAACATCATCAATCAGCGTTCTGAAGAAATCCAAAGAAGCCAGTCAGGTCTATCGACTTTTGTGCAGGAAGCATTTTCTGGTATCCGTGTGATCAAATCGTTTGTCCGAGAAATGGATTACGATAAGTCATTTAACGCAGCGAGTGATGATTACAAGAAAAAATCTTTGCGCTTAGCTTTTGTACAGGCTTTGTTTTTCCCACTGATTATGAGTTTGATTGGACTCAGTGTGATTTTGACAGTGTATGTCGGGTCGACAGGCGTATTGAAAGGAGAATTGAGTACTGGTAACATTGCTGAATTTATTATTTATGTGAATATGTTGACATGGCCTGTGACATCTTTGGGATGGATCACGAGCATTATCCAAAGTGCTGCTGCGTCACAAAAGCGTATCAATGAATTTTTGGAAGTAAAAAATGACATCATCTCAGAGAAAAATATCCAAAAGGAGATTACAGGGGATTTGAAATTCAGCCATGTTAGTTTTACTTATCCAGACTCTGGAATCCAAGCATTGAAGGATATCTCATTTGAAGTTTCATCAGGGCAATCGATTGCGATCATCGGGACGACGGGTTCGGGCAAAAGCACCATTGCCAATTTGATCTGTAGGATGTATGATGCGACGACAGGAGAGGTGCGTTTGGACGGTATTTCGATCAAAGATTTTCATATCCCTAACATTCGAAGGGCGATCGGTTATGTGCCTCAAGATGTGTTTTTATTCTCCGAAAGTATCAAGGCAAATATTGCGTTTGGTAACTCACAAATTACGGACGAACAAATCATGGAAGCTGCTGATCATGCCGATCTGACCGAGAACATGTCACGGTTTCCTGAAGGGATGGATACGGTACTAGGAGAACGTGGAATTACCCTGTCAGGAGGGCAAAAACAGCGTGTCTCAATAGCGCGCGCGATAGCTAGATCTCCCAAGATATTGATATTTGACGATTGTCTGTCAGCGGTCGACACCAAGACTGAAAATAGTATCCTCAACAGCATGAAAAGGATCATGGTCGACAAGACAACGGTGATCATTTCGCACCGGGTATCCAGTGCACAACTGGCTGACAAAATCATTGTTTTGGACGATGGGATGATTAAAGAACAAGGCAGCCATCAAGAGCTCATCTCCCAAAATGGCATCTACAAAAGTCTCTACGACAAGCAAATTCAAGGAGAAGAGAGCGTCTCTGAATTTTAA